The following are encoded together in the Cohaesibacter gelatinilyticus genome:
- a CDS encoding LuxR C-terminal-related transcriptional regulator: MRIILADDHPIYRSGLCQILYEMFPDARVDEAGDKAVLFRQLDQLPAPDLIISDLVFPGFDYIHDLKLIRRRFALCPIIAVSMINDPMEIEHIMALGLNGFISKAVPSHDVVKAIGNVMQGQIEVCFSQTYIGHETVTSAHISLDDLTPRQIEILKFLRRGLSNKEIARELDLSPFTVRSHVSALMKNLGVSNRAAASAIAASHGIS; the protein is encoded by the coding sequence ATGCGCATCATACTTGCAGATGATCACCCGATCTATCGCTCTGGGCTTTGTCAGATCCTGTATGAAATGTTTCCTGATGCCCGTGTTGATGAAGCTGGCGACAAAGCCGTCCTGTTTCGTCAACTGGATCAATTGCCCGCTCCGGATCTGATTATCTCCGATCTGGTCTTTCCCGGCTTTGATTATATTCACGACCTGAAGCTTATTAGAAGACGGTTTGCTCTCTGTCCGATCATTGCCGTATCCATGATCAATGATCCAATGGAGATCGAACATATCATGGCTCTGGGTCTGAACGGCTTCATCTCCAAGGCTGTTCCTTCTCATGACGTGGTCAAAGCAATTGGCAATGTCATGCAGGGTCAGATCGAAGTCTGCTTCTCGCAGACCTATATCGGCCATGAAACAGTCACCAGTGCTCATATCTCCCTGGACGATCTGACACCACGTCAGATTGAGATACTGAAATTCCTGCGCCGCGGCCTTTCCAATAAGGAAATTGCGCGGGAACTTGATCTTTCGCCTTTCACTGTTCGCAGCCATGTGTCTGCACTGATGAAAAATCTAGGTGTTTCAAACCGCGCAGCCGCATCTGCAATCGCTGCCAGCCACGGTATTTCTTGA
- a CDS encoding NAD(P)/FAD-dependent oxidoreductase, whose amino-acid sequence MDRIVIIGAGQAGFSAASTLRKEGFDGQIDLIGNEKHLPYQRPPLSKKYLLGEMSAERLSFRDDTFFSDQNISLHLGKEVQSIDRVGKKVTFNDGVHLGYDRLILTTGSQARTLPDHMTKDVDPDRVFTIRTLADIDRMQPHFKAGARLLVLGGGYIGLEAAAVARQMGLEVTLVELQERLLARVTSPQTSDYFAWLHKDQGVDLRLGVGLEQLEQEDNAIKAFLGDSRTIICDLIIVGIGGNANIELARKAGLNIDDGIIVNEFGRTSDDNVFAAGDCCLLPYQGHRIRLESVQNAIDQAMIVAKTIMGGSEAYRPNPWFWSDQYDIKLQIAGLFDGYDTIIRRPGKGDRSCSHWYYRKGGLICVESINDPRAYMMGKRWLEKGQTPSPDAIANPDMDLKKIAV is encoded by the coding sequence ATGGACCGCATCGTAATCATTGGCGCTGGACAAGCCGGATTTTCCGCCGCTTCAACTCTTCGCAAAGAAGGCTTCGATGGGCAGATAGATCTTATTGGCAACGAAAAGCACTTACCATACCAGCGTCCTCCGCTGTCCAAAAAATATCTGTTGGGGGAAATGAGTGCAGAACGCCTCTCTTTCCGGGATGACACTTTTTTTTCGGATCAGAATATATCCTTGCACTTGGGAAAAGAAGTTCAATCCATTGATCGAGTTGGTAAAAAGGTGACGTTTAACGACGGTGTACATCTTGGCTATGATCGCCTTATCCTGACCACAGGGTCACAGGCTCGTACTTTACCAGACCATATGACGAAGGATGTTGACCCAGATCGAGTTTTCACCATCCGTACTCTTGCTGATATTGATCGCATGCAACCACATTTCAAAGCCGGTGCACGGCTATTGGTGCTTGGTGGTGGTTATATAGGGCTGGAAGCTGCGGCAGTTGCCCGACAAATGGGTTTGGAGGTTACTCTGGTCGAATTGCAGGAGCGTCTTCTTGCTCGTGTCACCAGTCCTCAAACTTCGGATTATTTCGCCTGGCTCCATAAAGACCAAGGCGTTGATCTTAGACTTGGTGTCGGATTGGAGCAATTGGAACAAGAAGACAATGCCATCAAGGCATTTCTTGGCGATAGTCGAACTATTATCTGCGATTTGATCATCGTTGGCATTGGTGGAAATGCCAATATAGAACTTGCGCGGAAGGCAGGTTTGAATATCGATGATGGCATCATCGTGAATGAATTTGGCCGTACCAGTGATGATAATGTTTTTGCCGCTGGTGACTGTTGTCTTCTACCTTACCAGGGTCACCGCATTCGATTGGAAAGTGTGCAGAATGCAATCGATCAAGCCATGATTGTTGCCAAGACGATCATGGGTGGCAGTGAGGCCTATCGCCCCAACCCATGGTTTTGGTCCGACCAGTATGATATAAAATTACAGATTGCCGGATTGTTTGATGGATATGATACGATAATCCGGCGCCCCGGCAAGGGTGACCGTTCCTGTTCCCACTGGTATTATCGAAAAGGCGGTCTGATCTGCGTTGAATCCATCAATGACCCTCGTGCCTATATGATGGGTAAACGCTGGTTGGAAAAAGGCCAGACGCCAAGTCCGGATGCAATTGCAAATCCTGATATGGATTTGAAGAAAATCGCCGTCTAA
- a CDS encoding FkbM family methyltransferase: MTWQKTAEKLKRAYKRSILRDEFLLAHKAWKKAKGDNTLRLDYPLNQSSVVFDVGGYHGDFAAQIQDKFGCKVFIFEPSQAFFTRCQDRFADNTMVHIFPYGLADTTQDVLLSNDDDGSSVFLEQGEGSEKISLHDVTDVLEELSVNTIDLMKINIEGGEFPLLQKLIESGWISRIRHCQIQFHNFVPNAWAMRQTIRAELAKTHDENWNYPFIWESWSLRDSLSDE, encoded by the coding sequence GTGACTTGGCAAAAGACAGCTGAAAAATTGAAGCGCGCATACAAGCGTAGCATTTTGCGCGACGAATTTCTTTTGGCCCATAAGGCCTGGAAAAAAGCCAAAGGTGACAACACACTACGGCTTGATTATCCTCTCAATCAAAGCAGTGTTGTTTTTGATGTCGGCGGTTATCACGGTGATTTTGCCGCTCAGATACAGGACAAATTTGGATGTAAGGTTTTCATTTTTGAACCATCGCAGGCTTTCTTCACTCGTTGCCAAGACCGCTTTGCGGACAACACAATGGTTCACATCTTTCCCTATGGTCTTGCAGACACAACACAAGATGTTTTGCTGAGCAATGACGATGATGGATCCAGCGTTTTTCTTGAACAGGGAGAAGGGTCTGAAAAAATCTCACTTCATGATGTAACTGATGTGCTTGAAGAGCTCTCCGTTAACACGATTGATCTTATGAAAATCAATATCGAAGGTGGTGAGTTTCCCCTTTTACAGAAGTTGATTGAATCAGGCTGGATTAGCCGCATCCGTCATTGTCAGATTCAGTTTCACAATTTTGTCCCAAATGCGTGGGCAATGCGCCAAACAATCCGTGCAGAGCTTGCAAAGACACATGACGAAAACTGGAACTATCCCTTCATCTGGGAAAGCTGGTCGCTTCGTGATAGCTTAAGTGATGAGTAA
- a CDS encoding Crp/Fnr family transcriptional regulator → MHSLFDDEEVQALRMAPIFQGLNDDAMKTLLATAVTKTYSRGETLFLQGDEADAFYVVLEGWAKVYRITQAGEEAVVGVFTRGQSFAEAAAFTNGRFPATCEAVTDGRFLRIPARQLYQTIASNPEVGLAMLASTSMHLHELIKQIEALKAHTGAQRVAEFLLSLTNLEDGACTLMLPYDKALIAGRLGIKPESLSRAFQKLRSYGVMVKQNTAQIENLAVLQDLVDQERAVVMQQKR, encoded by the coding sequence ATGCATAGTCTCTTTGACGACGAAGAAGTTCAAGCCCTTCGTATGGCCCCTATTTTCCAGGGGTTGAACGATGACGCCATGAAAACCCTACTCGCTACTGCTGTAACCAAAACCTACTCCCGTGGCGAGACCTTGTTTTTACAAGGTGACGAAGCTGATGCATTCTATGTTGTGCTTGAAGGATGGGCGAAGGTTTATCGCATCACTCAGGCCGGGGAAGAAGCAGTCGTTGGCGTTTTTACCCGCGGTCAGTCCTTTGCTGAAGCAGCCGCCTTTACCAATGGCAGATTTCCCGCCACCTGTGAGGCGGTGACGGACGGTCGTTTCCTGCGGATCCCTGCTCGTCAGCTTTATCAAACCATTGCCAGCAATCCCGAAGTCGGCCTTGCCATGCTGGCCTCAACTTCCATGCATTTGCATGAATTGATCAAGCAGATTGAGGCGTTGAAAGCGCATACTGGCGCGCAACGCGTCGCCGAGTTCCTACTTTCTCTCACCAATCTGGAAGATGGTGCCTGCACCTTGATGCTGCCTTACGACAAAGCCTTGATTGCCGGCCGCCTGGGTATCAAACCGGAAAGCCTGTCTCGCGCCTTCCAAAAGCTCCGTTCCTACGGCGTTATGGTCAAGCAAAACACTGCTCAGATTGAAAACCTGGCAGTTCTGCAGGATCTGGTCGATCAGGAACGTGCTGTCGTCATGCAGCAAAAACGCTAA
- a CDS encoding cytochrome c oxidase subunit 3 family protein: MNDTRADAVPVEGPVQASNPGRKVAAKSPWSLDSLPGDPMMWILITSEIFVFGGALWGFAISEMLHPEIFKEARSHLNVPIATINTLILLTSGFIAAIAVRYAKAGNAKLARLSLAGAGALGVVFMILKIMEYQQKFELGVGLETNSFYTLYFLVTGFHLAHVVFGLIILAIVAIWPNEDNLETGTAFWHMVDLIWVMIFPVFYLMGVGL, from the coding sequence ATGAACGACACACGCGCTGATGCCGTACCGGTTGAGGGACCGGTTCAAGCATCAAATCCCGGGCGTAAAGTTGCTGCTAAATCTCCGTGGTCGCTGGACAGTTTGCCCGGCGACCCTATGATGTGGATTTTGATCACCAGTGAGATTTTCGTCTTTGGTGGAGCCTTATGGGGCTTTGCCATTTCCGAAATGCTGCATCCTGAAATCTTCAAGGAAGCCAGATCTCATCTTAATGTTCCCATTGCGACCATTAATACCCTTATCCTGCTGACCTCCGGCTTTATAGCAGCAATCGCTGTGCGCTATGCTAAGGCGGGCAATGCAAAGTTGGCGCGCCTGTCCTTGGCTGGAGCAGGGGCCCTGGGTGTGGTCTTCATGATCTTGAAGATCATGGAATATCAGCAGAAGTTCGAGCTGGGAGTAGGACTGGAAACCAATTCCTTCTACACGCTCTATTTCCTCGTTACCGGATTTCATCTGGCCCATGTGGTTTTTGGTCTGATCATTCTGGCCATTGTTGCTATATGGCCAAACGAGGACAATTTGGAAACCGGCACTGCCTTCTGGCACATGGTCGATTTGATCTGGGTGATGATTTTTCCTGTCTTCTACCTGATGGGAGTAGGGTTATGA
- a CDS encoding cytochrome C oxidase subunit IV family protein encodes MSGQKNNSQSVEIADLAKAWVVLVGFTLVGYALSFLEGDILSKAGPLIIAALILLKSRIILRQYLGLTSSPAWYSMLSSTIFVIMIVCASILIFV; translated from the coding sequence ATGAGTGGACAGAAAAACAACTCCCAATCTGTTGAGATTGCTGATCTTGCCAAAGCCTGGGTGGTCTTGGTGGGCTTCACTCTTGTGGGCTACGCCTTGAGTTTTCTGGAAGGCGATATCCTCTCCAAAGCAGGGCCATTGATCATTGCAGCTTTGATATTGCTGAAATCCCGGATCATCTTGAGGCAATATCTTGGGCTCACCTCCAGCCCGGCTTGGTACTCCATGCTCTCCAGCACAATTTTTGTGATCATGATCGTCTGTGCCAGCATCCTGATTTTTGTTTAG
- a CDS encoding heavy metal translocating P-type ATPase, with protein MLKSEVGPVVGGAEHLGFDLLSGRMIVLESAKGISDASVIDAVNKTGLSGAIWEEGAAKKERDLQFFRLKLFTIGSSLAWVSGLLFHLFESNTGGIFDLFAGHENNPMPTLELGLYVIAVILGARYVAPKAIYSIRRLSPDMNLLMMVAIIGAMIIGEFFEAATVAFLFALSLTLEAWSVGRARNAISSLLSLAPQQALKLETDGSERLVAAEKILIGDQFILRGGDRIPLDGIVLSGRSSVNQAPITGESIPVSKEEGDEVFAGTINGDGSLTVRATKMARDTVLSRIITMVQDAHSKRADVEQWVERFAKIYTPIVMALALLVFVLPPMILGGAWSEWFYNALVLLVIACPCALVISTPVAIVAALAAAAKHGVLVKGGGFIELPARMDAIALDKTGTLTRGEPEVCSIVAFDPIDDDRLLAIAASLEARSSHPLALAILDKAKSENISFAQPLDAETNPGRGVSGIIEGINYWLGSPRYAKEKDMISPAVVEMLSKLEAKGQTAVLVGSDTALLGIISLADAIRDDAKDVISALHSHGVKTIAMLTGDNEQTAQAVAKEVGIDKVYANLLPAQKVQAIESLMKDHEVVAMIGDGVNDAPAMARASFGVAMGAVGSDAAIETADMALMSDDIAKLPWMVGHSRRALGIIKQNIIFSLIMKVIFVTLTMLGIATMWGAIVADVGTSLLVVSNALRLLKS; from the coding sequence ATGCTGAAGTCGGAAGTCGGGCCTGTTGTTGGTGGTGCGGAACATCTGGGTTTCGATCTGTTGAGTGGCCGTATGATTGTTCTGGAAAGCGCCAAGGGTATTTCCGATGCCTCCGTTATAGATGCTGTCAACAAGACTGGTCTCTCTGGGGCGATATGGGAAGAAGGCGCGGCCAAAAAAGAACGAGATCTGCAATTCTTCCGTTTGAAATTGTTCACAATTGGTAGCTCCCTTGCCTGGGTTAGCGGCTTGCTCTTTCATTTGTTCGAAAGCAATACAGGCGGCATATTCGACCTCTTTGCCGGCCATGAAAATAACCCGATGCCAACGCTTGAGCTCGGCCTGTATGTAATTGCCGTGATTTTGGGTGCCCGCTATGTTGCTCCGAAGGCTATCTATTCAATTCGGCGACTTTCTCCCGACATGAATTTGTTGATGATGGTCGCAATTATTGGCGCAATGATCATTGGAGAGTTTTTCGAAGCGGCGACAGTCGCGTTCCTTTTTGCACTATCCCTGACACTGGAGGCTTGGAGCGTAGGACGAGCGCGCAATGCAATTTCCTCTCTCCTCAGTCTCGCACCACAACAAGCACTCAAATTGGAAACAGATGGGAGTGAGAGGCTTGTAGCCGCAGAGAAAATCTTGATCGGTGATCAATTTATCTTGCGTGGTGGAGATCGAATTCCTCTGGATGGCATCGTTCTTTCAGGCCGTAGCTCGGTCAATCAGGCTCCAATCACTGGGGAGAGCATCCCTGTTTCCAAGGAAGAAGGCGATGAGGTGTTTGCAGGAACCATCAATGGTGATGGTAGCTTGACGGTTCGCGCCACCAAAATGGCACGTGATACGGTCCTGTCTCGTATCATCACCATGGTTCAGGATGCCCATTCCAAACGTGCAGATGTCGAACAATGGGTAGAGAGGTTTGCCAAGATCTATACGCCTATTGTCATGGCGCTGGCACTCTTGGTTTTCGTTCTCCCTCCCATGATTTTGGGCGGTGCTTGGTCCGAATGGTTCTACAATGCCTTGGTGCTGTTGGTTATTGCCTGCCCATGTGCTTTGGTGATCTCCACTCCCGTGGCGATCGTTGCTGCACTGGCCGCAGCAGCCAAGCATGGTGTGCTGGTCAAAGGGGGCGGTTTTATTGAACTACCGGCCCGAATGGATGCCATCGCACTGGACAAGACAGGCACTCTGACCCGTGGCGAACCGGAAGTGTGTTCCATTGTTGCCTTTGATCCGATTGACGATGACCGACTTTTGGCAATTGCGGCCAGCTTGGAAGCGCGCTCTTCCCATCCTCTTGCTTTGGCTATTCTGGACAAGGCCAAATCCGAGAACATCTCCTTTGCACAGCCACTGGACGCAGAAACCAACCCAGGCCGAGGCGTGAGCGGGATCATCGAAGGCATCAACTACTGGCTGGGTTCTCCTCGCTATGCGAAGGAAAAGGATATGATTTCTCCTGCAGTGGTGGAGATGCTATCCAAGCTGGAAGCCAAGGGACAGACTGCGGTTCTCGTCGGAAGCGATACAGCCCTTTTGGGCATCATCTCGTTGGCGGATGCGATCCGTGATGACGCAAAGGACGTTATCTCAGCACTCCATTCTCACGGTGTCAAAACAATCGCCATGCTGACCGGCGACAATGAGCAGACCGCCCAAGCTGTTGCCAAGGAAGTAGGCATCGACAAGGTCTATGCCAATCTGCTGCCTGCGCAAAAAGTGCAAGCCATTGAATCTCTTATGAAGGATCATGAAGTTGTGGCCATGATAGGTGACGGCGTCAATGACGCCCCAGCCATGGCCCGTGCCAGCTTTGGCGTTGCCATGGGAGCCGTTGGATCTGATGCAGCCATTGAGACGGCCGACATGGCTCTTATGAGCGATGATATCGCCAAACTGCCCTGGATGGTTGGTCATTCTCGCCGAGCTTTGGGCATCATCAAACAAAATATCATCTTCTCGCTAATCATGAAGGTCATATTCGTGACGCTTACCATGCTCGGGATTGCGACCATGTGGGGGGCTATTGTTGCCGATGTTGGCACGTCCCTGCTGGTTGTCAGTAATGCCTTGCGTCTGCTCAAAAGCTAG
- a CDS encoding NAD(P)/FAD-dependent oxidoreductase: MSEYCETIVIGAGVVGLAVARKLSQQGHEVIIIEGEDQIGSQTSSRNSEVIHAGIYYPKNSLKAQLCVQGRDLLYAYCESHNIAHSRIGKLIVATSMNQMTHLHGIKVRAEANGVMDLAFLSKVEAEQMEPSLHSRGALFSPSTGIINSHSLMLALQGDAENNGAMLSLNTPVMSMERCDDGFSVATGGTSPFTLRSRNLINAAGHGSISLAKTMISQQSHETDRSLAALPRAYIAKGSYFQLAARAPFRHLIYPVPEPGGLGVHLTLDLAGQAKFGPDVEWVAQMDSQVGEERSEKFYSAIRKYWPDLQDGSLLPDYAGFRPKISGPGEEAADFAIHGKQHHGMQGYIGLYGIESPGLTSCLAIADYVAAMLERDQDF; encoded by the coding sequence ATGAGTGAATATTGCGAAACCATCGTGATTGGAGCTGGTGTCGTTGGCCTTGCCGTTGCAAGAAAACTGAGCCAACAAGGGCATGAAGTCATCATCATTGAAGGTGAGGACCAGATTGGTTCGCAAACCTCCTCGCGCAACTCCGAAGTCATTCATGCAGGCATCTATTATCCAAAGAACTCTCTGAAAGCGCAGCTATGTGTGCAAGGACGTGATCTGCTCTATGCTTATTGCGAGAGTCACAATATTGCCCATTCCAGAATAGGAAAACTGATCGTTGCCACCTCGATGAATCAGATGACACACTTGCATGGTATCAAGGTACGCGCAGAAGCCAATGGTGTGATGGACTTGGCATTCCTCTCCAAGGTCGAAGCTGAGCAAATGGAACCTTCCTTGCATAGTCGTGGCGCGCTCTTCTCACCATCAACCGGTATCATCAACAGCCATTCTCTCATGTTGGCCTTGCAAGGAGATGCAGAAAACAATGGCGCTATGCTTTCGCTCAACACACCGGTGATGAGCATGGAGAGATGTGATGACGGTTTTTCGGTGGCAACAGGTGGCACAAGCCCATTTACCTTGCGTTCCAGGAATTTGATCAATGCAGCAGGTCACGGTTCCATCAGTTTGGCAAAAACCATGATCAGTCAGCAAAGTCATGAAACAGATCGAAGCCTGGCTGCATTGCCTCGGGCCTATATTGCCAAGGGAAGCTACTTTCAATTGGCCGCACGTGCTCCCTTTCGTCACCTGATCTATCCGGTTCCTGAACCTGGCGGCCTTGGCGTGCATCTGACATTGGATCTGGCGGGACAAGCCAAATTTGGTCCGGATGTGGAATGGGTGGCTCAGATGGACAGTCAGGTGGGCGAGGAACGTTCTGAAAAATTCTATTCCGCCATTCGTAAATACTGGCCTGATCTGCAGGATGGTTCACTGTTGCCGGACTATGCAGGTTTTCGTCCTAAAATTTCCGGGCCTGGCGAAGAAGCTGCAGATTTTGCTATCCATGGAAAACAGCACCATGGAATGCAAGGATATATTGGCCTTTATGGCATTGAATCTCCAGGACTTACATCTTGTCTGGCAATCGCTGACTATGTTGCCGCCATGCTGGAAAGAGACCAGGATTTTTGA
- a CDS encoding ATP-binding response regulator, with the protein MNFQKRLPTDVVQEHLDIFLKAPNSIYMGHIASASVLIYIAAQNNSVPVWFLWGWAVAQIVGYPILMEIWSRCCKKADRSAPDNHRWIDYMDLLCVFVGTTWGIMFFISLNEENAAHFAIQLSIAAGASSAAVRSLATFPRSFIVYSVPMLGLLVLRLLLMGGEFVLLGGLVAIFLFMLLVSGEGVMEAVSRYIAIKNENLDLADRFKKAADDADHANREKTRLLAAASHDLRQPIHAIGLYMETLPIAKMDGHSRQTLERIRNSLQTLTKLFNSLLDVSLLDAGKVKVRTSHFNLKPMLNSILDDYEPLAEIAHATLLLECDDAGVEADPVLLRRMVQNLLSNAIRYSNGGTVRLLAKGKEGDSLSIVVSDQGPGIPKEHQAVIFEEFSQLAKQKDPLADHKQDEMGQDKGLGLGLAIVRRLADLQSLTISIQSSDKGTSLAIEGLKQVAIPRKEVTQQNPMARIDALFARKHILVADDDPATLEATANLLRTWGCKVSLASGLDEIVPMTQCPDLLISDFSFEGQCTGLDIIEKARQIFEPALPAMIVSGDSSAQVQKLVENAGLLLVYKPVQPVQLRSALLEAFMSSQGEDEDAADRVKQTA; encoded by the coding sequence ATGAATTTTCAAAAACGATTGCCCACGGATGTTGTTCAGGAACATCTCGATATTTTCCTCAAAGCTCCCAATTCGATCTATATGGGACATATTGCCAGTGCAAGCGTACTTATTTACATCGCAGCACAAAATAACTCGGTACCAGTCTGGTTTCTCTGGGGATGGGCTGTCGCCCAGATTGTTGGCTATCCAATTTTGATGGAAATTTGGTCTCGCTGCTGCAAGAAAGCGGATCGTAGCGCACCGGATAATCACCGCTGGATTGATTACATGGACCTTCTGTGTGTTTTTGTAGGAACCACTTGGGGAATAATGTTCTTTATCAGTCTGAATGAGGAAAATGCGGCGCATTTTGCCATTCAATTGTCGATTGCAGCTGGTGCATCATCGGCAGCGGTTCGGTCTCTTGCAACTTTTCCTCGTTCTTTTATCGTGTATTCAGTGCCCATGTTGGGCTTGCTTGTTTTGCGCCTATTGCTGATGGGTGGAGAATTCGTGCTCCTTGGTGGATTGGTGGCGATTTTCTTGTTCATGCTTCTCGTATCGGGTGAGGGCGTGATGGAAGCGGTCTCACGCTATATTGCCATCAAGAATGAGAACCTTGATCTGGCAGATCGCTTTAAAAAAGCAGCAGATGATGCAGACCACGCGAACCGAGAGAAAACGCGGTTGTTGGCTGCTGCCAGTCATGATTTGCGACAACCAATCCACGCCATTGGTCTCTATATGGAGACTTTACCGATTGCCAAAATGGATGGGCATAGCCGTCAAACGTTGGAGCGAATTCGTAATTCCCTGCAAACTCTGACGAAATTGTTCAATTCTCTTCTTGATGTCAGCTTGCTGGACGCTGGAAAAGTGAAAGTCAGAACCTCGCATTTCAATCTCAAGCCAATGTTGAATTCTATCCTGGATGATTATGAGCCGTTGGCGGAAATTGCACATGCCACGCTCCTTCTGGAATGCGATGATGCAGGAGTGGAAGCCGACCCGGTGCTTTTACGCCGAATGGTGCAGAATTTACTGTCCAATGCTATTCGCTATTCCAATGGGGGAACAGTGAGGCTGTTGGCAAAAGGAAAGGAAGGCGATTCGCTATCCATTGTCGTCTCAGATCAGGGACCAGGCATTCCAAAGGAGCACCAAGCTGTTATCTTTGAAGAATTTTCGCAGCTTGCAAAACAAAAGGATCCATTGGCGGATCATAAGCAAGATGAAATGGGGCAGGACAAGGGATTGGGCCTGGGGTTGGCCATTGTAAGGCGTTTGGCAGATCTGCAATCCTTGACCATATCAATTCAGTCCAGTGACAAAGGCACCAGTCTTGCGATTGAAGGGTTGAAGCAGGTGGCCATACCCAGAAAAGAGGTAACCCAACAGAACCCAATGGCCCGCATTGACGCCTTGTTTGCGAGGAAACATATTTTGGTGGCTGATGACGATCCGGCAACGTTGGAAGCAACAGCAAACTTACTGCGTACATGGGGATGCAAGGTCAGCCTTGCCAGTGGGCTTGATGAGATCGTTCCTATGACGCAATGTCCGGATCTGCTCATCAGCGATTTTAGCTTCGAAGGTCAATGTACCGGTCTGGATATCATTGAAAAAGCACGTCAGATTTTCGAACCGGCATTGCCTGCGATGATCGTATCCGGAGATTCGTCAGCTCAGGTGCAGAAATTGGTCGAGAATGCTGGATTGTTACTGGTTTATAAACCTGTGCAGCCCGTACAATTGCGCTCTGCTCTGCTTGAAGCCTTCATGTCGTCTCAGGGCGAAGATGAAGATGCTGCCGATCGAGTGAAGCAGACAGCCTGA
- a CDS encoding DUF4202 domain-containing protein, producing MSSSTRQEAVFDAIDEANAVDPRSTPVGGEGMAAIPVELIYGLRMSEMCSSFAPDADELVQIAARGQHIERWIIPRDDYPRDRPGYHRWRNALKKHHAKRVSEIMAAQSYGAEECEIVSNILLKKNLKRDDRTQAVEDLACLVFLQYYAEDFAKSHESEKVVNIIAKTLPKMSTEAHAFAATLPLADGIVAAIEAAKAKLAEQAKE from the coding sequence ATGTCGAGCTCTACAAGACAAGAAGCGGTCTTTGATGCCATTGATGAAGCCAACGCCGTTGATCCACGTTCCACTCCAGTTGGTGGCGAAGGCATGGCTGCGATCCCGGTTGAGCTTATCTATGGCCTGCGTATGAGCGAAATGTGCAGCTCTTTTGCACCCGATGCAGACGAACTGGTCCAGATCGCGGCGCGTGGTCAGCATATCGAACGCTGGATCATTCCACGCGATGACTATCCTCGCGATCGCCCTGGCTATCACCGCTGGCGCAATGCCCTCAAGAAGCATCATGCCAAACGTGTCAGCGAAATTATGGCGGCTCAGAGCTATGGCGCTGAAGAGTGCGAGATCGTCTCCAATATCCTGCTGAAGAAAAATCTGAAGCGTGATGATCGCACCCAAGCTGTCGAAGACCTCGCCTGTCTGGTCTTCTTGCAATATTACGCTGAAGACTTTGCCAAAAGTCATGAGAGCGAAAAGGTGGTCAATATCATCGCCAAAACACTACCCAAGATGAGCACAGAGGCGCACGCTTTTGCAGCTACCCTGCCATTGGCAGATGGTATTGTTGCCGCGATTGAAGCAGCCAAAGCCAAACTCGCCGAACAGGCCAAAGAATGA
- a CDS encoding MerR family transcriptional regulator has protein sequence MLTIGDLSRRTGTKVPTIRYYEKIDLLEEPERSDGGQRRYEGSAVERLTFIRHARDMGFGLDAIRALLDLTRYPDASCETADQLAIKQLELVNQHIARLEALKKELESMIGGCNHADVANCRILEVLNNHDECLGEHAKLDKCLDHQG, from the coding sequence ATGCTGACTATCGGAGATCTATCGCGCAGGACTGGCACCAAGGTGCCTACTATTCGCTATTACGAGAAAATTGATCTTCTCGAGGAGCCGGAGCGCAGCGATGGTGGACAGCGTCGCTATGAGGGATCTGCAGTGGAGCGTTTGACCTTCATTCGGCATGCTCGTGATATGGGTTTTGGTCTGGATGCAATCCGCGCTTTGCTCGATTTGACCCGTTATCCGGACGCTTCCTGTGAGACAGCAGATCAATTGGCGATTAAGCAATTGGAATTGGTCAATCAGCATATTGCCCGGCTTGAAGCCCTCAAAAAAGAGCTGGAAAGCATGATTGGTGGCTGCAACCATGCGGATGTGGCCAATTGCCGTATTCTGGAAGTCTTGAACAATCATGATGAATGTCTCGGTGAGCACGCGAAATTGGATAAGTGCCTGGATCACCAAGGGTAA